A segment of the Lactobacillus sp. ESL0700 genome:
ATCAAGATGCGGCTACCCTTTCCGGTGGTGAGCAGCAAATGCTGGCAATGGGGCGAGCATTGATGGCAAGGCCCAAATTACTCTTGCTAGATGAGCCGTCAATGGGTTTATCACCGCTGTTTATCCAAGAGATTTTTACAATTATTAAGGAATTAAACCAAAGAGGAACGACAATTTTATTGATTGAACAAAATGCCAAGCAGGCACTAGCCATTGCTAATCGCGGATATGTATTGGCAACTGGCAATGTCCAATTATCTGGTACAGGTGCAGAATTATTGGCTAATCCTGATGTTCAACGAGTTTACTTTGGCGGTTAAGTTAGCAGATGAAAATAGGCATTCAACCGTAATGGTGAATGCCTATTTGTATGCAATGTAACACTATATTTTAATATATTTGTTAATTTTAAGCAGGATTATGGTAAAATTATCAAGCCGAATAAACTTGAATTTATTAACTGCAATGATAGTAAATATAATAATGGAGAATTATATGGCTGATAAATATAATAAAAAGAAACTGGCACAGAGTGCGGCCATTGCCAGACTTTATTATGAAGAAGATTTAGGCCAATCCGAGATCGCACACCAGGTTGGGCTTTCAAGGCCGACAGTTTCACGACTATTGAAATTGGCCCGTGAAACAGGCATCGTCGAGATTAAAATTTCTAATCCATTAATTAATAGTAATCGTTTAAGTGAACAATTATCGAAAAAGTTTAATTGTAAAATTTCAGTTGTTCCCAGCAATTTTAATGGTGAACTAACGGCGCTCAAAGGTGTGGGGGTATATACTGCGCAATATTTGCAGCAGCTAATTAAACCACATGATATTGTTTGCTTGGACTGGGGCAGGACAATTCATATGGTAACAAGTAGCTTGGAAAAGCAAGTTGTTCCCGACGTGCAGGTTGTCCAACTCCAGGGCGGCGTAAATATCAATAACGAGGAGACGTATGCAGATGAGAGTGTGTCTGAGTTTGCTGCTGCTCTTGGTGCAACTGCCCACTTCTTGCCGCTGCCGCCGTTTTTTGATAATAAAACTACTAAGGAAATCGTGGAAAAAGATCACTTTATTAATCAGGCATTGCAGTTAGGCCGCGCTGCTAATATTGCCGTTTATAGTGTCGGCGCGGTGCGCAAGGACTTATTGCTGTTTCAGCTAGGGTATTTTAATAAATCACAGAAAAAGCAGCTGCAAGAAAAGGCAGTGGGCGAAGTCATCTCGCACTTTATTGATTCTAATGGCGACATTGTTAGCCGCGAGCTTGATGAACGGACTGTCGGCATAGGATTAAAGGACTTAAAATCAAAGGACCACTCGATTTTAGTTGCCAGTGGAATTTTAAAGACGCCAGTCGTTTACGCCGCGATTAAGGCTGGCTATCCCAACGAACTTATTTTAGACCAGGCAATTGGGCAGGAATTACTTACCTATCAATGATCAGGCGTTAAATAGTGGGTCAATAACTTATTTTTATAGCCCAAAAACGACAGTTCTGTTAAAGAACTGCCGTTTTAATTTATTTGAAAAATAGTTGCTGGATTTTTTGAAATTGCTTTACCTTGATTAATTTTAATAAAACAATGCTGGCAACAATTGAGCCGATAATGGCAGCGCCAATAAAGCGCGGCGTGTAAACAAACCAGTAAAGATTGTTAGTGCTGCCGGTAAACAAGACCATCACCGGATAAGAAAGGAGCGACCCGATGATTCCAGTACCGATGATTTCACCGAGGCAAGCTGCCCAGACTTTGCCGGTTATTTTGTAAAAAATTCCAGCTAATACTGCACCGAAGATGGCACCAGTTAAAGCCAGCGGCGGAATGCCCATGATTAACATTCTGATAATCCCGCACAAAGTGGCCATGATGGTTACATAAACTGGCCCTAGCATCGTGGCACCAATCACGTTGATTACGCTAGACATCGGTGCCATCCCTTCCACGCGAAAGATTGGGGACAATACCACATCCAGCGCAATCATAATTGCCAAAATAGTAAGTTTTTCCGTTTGTTTCCCTTTGTTAGTCATTTTAACTCCCAACTAGCCATACAAAAAATCCCATTCGCACCATAGCGAACGGGATTTAGCTTAATTAGCCTATTCCTTGCGCTGGTATTGTCCAGATCAGGTTCATGGGTTTAATCTCAGCTCAAACGCACCCCATAGACTTTATTAATAAATATTAATCTTGATTATACGCTTTCAACAATATAAAAGAAAGCGGTAAATTATAGTTTCATTTTATTGTATGAAGTAACTTTTCTTTGCTTGTCACTCATGGTCATGATGGTAATTGACGCGTTACGTGGCCCCTCACTAACATCAAAATCACCAAAACGGTCAGCGATACTACGAATGGTAAAGCCGTGCGTTACTAGCAGAATATTTTCGGCCCCATCAAGCTGGCTGATTAAGTCGAAGCCCTGGTCAACGCGGTGCCAATATTCCTTGGCGTTTTCGGCATCGTGAAACGGATCGGCTTCCTTAATCCAATCGGTTGCCGTATCGATTGATTCATTCTTGAATAAGTCATAGTGGTTCTTATAACCGTGAGGCCCGCCAATCATTTGCCAAGCCATGTCACTGTCCATTCCTTCGAAGTAGCCGTAAAAGTGTTCGCGAAACAGCGGCGTTGCAATATGTTGGATTTCATCACGGTTAACATTGTGCTTGATGATAATGTCGCAGGTGTCGCTTGCCCGTTTCAAATCACTGGATAAGGCGATGTCAAACGGCACATTTTTCAGTGCTTCTCCTGCCTTATCAGCACCGGCAATTCCGTCCTCAGTTAAAGGGGTGTCACACCAGCCCTGCATCTTGTTGTACCGGTTAATATAAGTTTGTCCGTGACGGACGATATAAATTCGCTTCATTACTTTTTACTCCTTCAATTTAATTATCTATGATGATAAATTTGCTTAACTTTAGCGACATCTTGCGGCTCAATTGGGTAAATGGAGCCGGCAGGATACATAACGGACTTGCCCTTATTGTGGTTAAGACCAATCGCGTGGCCTAACTCGTGTTCGACAGTGTTGATAATCCGCTGATAAGTATAATCATACATAGGATTTAATAGATAATAAACATTTAATTTTATTTTAGCCTTGTAAAGCTGCTTAGTCTTGGGATTGTAAGTAATACCTGTCAAGCCTGTAGCTTTAGTGTCTGGGTCAAACGATGGCCCAATTGTAATTTGCGCCTGTTTCTTTTTACTAGTTTGGGTAAAAGTGAAACTACCGGTATCGTTCCAAGCACTAATGGCATCTTGAGTAGCCTGCGTTAATTCGGGATTATTGCCTAAGTTAATGTATACTTTGGCAGTCCTTTTTGGCCAATGGCAGTTTTTGCCCGAGTTTTTGGCGGTTTTTCGAGTTGGATGTTTAGCTAACACCACTTGACTTGGCGTGTTAACAGGACTAATAGCCGATACATAAAGGCTGCCTAGGGAAATAACAACCACTAATGCACAAGATAATTTACGTAAAAAATGTAAAAACTTTTCCATGATAAAATCATCCCCAATACAGATGATTATAGAAGTAAATTCATCATTTTTCACCACTTTTTAATAATCTTAGTAAATGAGCCCCAAGAATTATATATTAAGTTCATTTCGTGTTAAAATAGTATGCAAGTTTTGAAGAATAGGTGACTTTATGGTAAAAGCGATGGATGAAAAACAGTTTGAACAGAAGCATCTCGATGTCATCTTGAAGATGATTAAAGAGCGGCGGGCAGAATTAACTGCGGCGATTAAGTCGGCTGAAGGTGAAGCGCGTAACTTAAACTCGCATTTCTTCGATGATGTTCGGTTAGATTATGATGGTTATTCGACCTCAATGGAAACGGCCCTTTCTATTCACCAGCAGCAGCAACTGCTTGATGAACGTGAGAATGCTTGGCAACATTCTGCTAAGCAGCTCAGTACTGTTCAGCGACTGGAAAAAAAGCCTTACTTTGCCCGGGTAGATTTTAAAGAAGGCAATGAAAAGCCGGAAACGATTTATATTGGCTTAGGTTCGTTTGCGGATAAGGATAATCACTTTTTAATTTATGATTGGCGGGCGCCGATTTCTTCCATTTATTATGATGGCAAATTGGGGCAAGTTTCGTATCTGTCACCAGATGGTGAGATTACCGTTGATATGACAAAGAAGCGCCAGTTTATGATTGAAGATGGTCAGATTGTAAACATGTTTGATACCAATGAGTCAATCGGCGATCAGATGCTCTTAGAGGTGCTGGGAGAAAAGTCCAGCACGCAAATGAAGTCAATTGTGACGACAATTCAGCGTGAGCAAAATAAGATCATTAGAAATACTAGTGCTGATTTGTTGTTTGTCCAAGGGGCTGCTGGGTCAGGTAAGACTTCCGCAATTTTACAGCGGATTGCGTATTTGCTCTATCGCTATCGTGGAAATTTGACCAGTAGCGATGTAATTATGTTTAGTCCTAACCAATTATTTAATGACTATATTAAAAATGTCCTTCCAGAAATGGGTGAACAAAATATGGTCCAAATGACTTATTGGCAGTTTGTGGCTCGGCGGTTGCCGGGAATGAACGTGGAAAACCTATTTGATCAATTTGAGGATCAAAATGCGGATACGGCAATCGGTAAGTTTAAGGATTCGACGGCTTTCTTTAAATTGGTAACGCGTTATGCCAAGCACTTGAATAAGCGCGGCGTTGTCTTTAAGGACATCTTTTTCCGGAACAAGAAGCGGCCGTTTTTTGCTAAAGATAAAATAAATGAGATTTACTATTCATACAATTCTAACTATAATTTAAGTAATCGAATTGACGCAACGCGTGAAGAACTGATTAAGACGCTTAACCGCAAGATTAATGCGGAAACTAAAAAGGCCTGGGTGTCAGAAACAATTGAAAGCTTGAGTAAGGAGCAGTTGAATGCTCTTTATGACCGCCCAGACCAAGAATTTGATTCCGAAGAAAAAGAAGAAAAATTCTTGGGCCGCAAGATTGTAATTAAGGCCTTAGGCAAGGTTTACCAGCAAATTCGACACAATAATTTTATCAATATGCGTGCACAATACCTGAGCTTTTTGCGGGCAGTTCCAAAGATGACCGACCTTAATAAGTGGCAGATTAGTGCCACTGATTGGGCGAAGCACGTAGAAGACGTGAAGGCCAGCTTTATGAAGCATTACATTCACATGAATGATGTTTCGGCATATTTATATCTGTATGATTTAATTACCGGCCGCCACGTTAATTATGAGATGCGTTACACCTTTATTGATGAAATTCAGGATTATACGCCATTTCAATTGTGTTATTTGAAGTATAACTTCCCGCGGGCAAAATTCACGATGCTCGGCGATTTGAACCAGGCGATTTTTACTAAAGATGAAAGTCGCAGTCTGTTAAAGCAGATAAGTGGCTTGTTTGACCCAGAAAAGACGGCGGTGGTGCAACTAACCAAGTCATACCGGTCAACTAAGCAGTTAACCGACTTTACCAAGCAGATTTTACGGCAAGGCGAAAAGATTGAATCATTCAACCGTCAGGGACCAAAGCCGGCATTGTGGGGCCGCAAGGATGATACTGAAGCAATTGCGGTTTTAGAGCAAGTTCTGGAAGCTAATACTGCTGGCAAAATGACAACAGCAGTTATCACTAAGGATTTGGCAAGTGCCAAGTTTGTCAGTCAAAAGCTGAAAGAAGATGGCATCAAGGCAACACTGATTGCGACTGCTAACCAGCGGTTGGTTGACGGCACGCTGGTTATCCCGTCATACTTGGCTAAAGGACTGGAATTTGATGCCGTTGTCATGTGGGATGCCTCTAAGGCGAGTTACAATCAGGCAGATGAAATTCAACTGGTCTACACGATTACTTCACGCGCAATGTACAAGCTCGATTTGATTTATACAGGGGAGAAGAGTCCGCTATTAGCGGTTGACCCGCAAACATATGAAGAAAAATAGGAGGCAGATTGCTCGTGGAGAAGGAAAAATTCACTTTTAAAAGAATTGATGACATGTCGGGTCGCGACATGTTTTGTATTGCTCGCTTACGGATTAACACTTTCGTAACCGAACAAGAGATTACGGTGCCGGAATTAGACGATGAAGACTTAACGGCTATCCAAGTTTACTTATTAAATGAGGACAAGACGATGGCACTAGCTGTCTGCCGGATTTTTCTAGAAGATGGCAAGTGGATGTTGGGCCGAGTTGCAGTTGCCAAGGCGGCACGTGGACAAAAGCTAGGCAGTCAAATGATGGCCCAGGTGCATGATTTCCTGAAAAAGCGTGGCGCTGACCACTTGTATTGTCATGCTCAGTGGCAAGCTAAGCCATTTTATGATTATTTGGGTTATCAAGTGGTGGGCGAGCCCTTTACTGAGGCTGGCATTAAGCACGTAATGATGTCTTACGAATTATAATAGAAAAAAACTCACGTGGATTAACGTGAGTTTTTGTGTGCTTATTTTTCTTTAATTGCGTTAACTACCAGATTAATTAGAAGGTCGTTACCTAAGTCGGAAAAGTGCTGCCCATCAGCTTGGTAATAAGAAGCAAGCTGGGGTAAGTTGCGTAAGTTAGCAATTAAATCGATAAACGGGATGCTGTGCTGCAGTGCCTGCTTTTGTGCAATTTCATTGTAGCGAGCTAGGCTAGCTGCAGTGTAAAACTGCATGATGTTCTTGTTATCAGGGTTAGGATAAGAAGGTCCGACTAGTACGCAGCGACTAGCGTCAATTGCCGTAATCATTTTTTCTAAATTATGCTCGTAACGACTGCTTGATATGCCCCAATCTGATGCTGCATCATTAGTGCCAAATTCTAAGACAACTAGGTCGGCATTGTCGTCAATCAGTGGCAGCCGCATTAAGCCATCGGCAGTCGTCGCCCCACTCTGGGAAAAATTGGTTACGTGGAAGCCGCTACCAAGAGCTTTTTGTAAGCCATTAGTAATTAAGTTAGTGTCGTGACCATTGCGGTAGCCGTTGAATAAGGAATCGCCGAATAAAATAATATTTTTCATATAGTTTCTCTTTTCATTTTGATTAAAGCCAAAATATTTTGGTGCTAATATTTATTTACTTTATAATAGAAGAAAACGAATTGAAGGACAATTAAATGAAAAATTATTTGCAGTTTAATCGGGATCAGTGGGCGTCGTTTTCCGCGGGTAACCAGGTCAAAATTAGCCAGGATGAGCTGGCAAAAATCAAATCTTTGGGCGACGTTGTTAATTTAACTGATGTGCGTGAAATCTATGGCAGCTTAACAAAATATTTGTATTTAGTTTACCAAGAAAAGCGCGCTCTGCAGGATCGGCAGTGCGAATTTTTACACCAAAAAGTAACAGCGGCGCCGTTTATTATTGGGATTTCGGGATCAGTAGCCGTTGGTAAATCAACGACGGCACGGCTATTGCAGGTGCTCTTAAGTCGAACTTATCCCGAGTTGCGGGTGCACTTGATGACGACCGACGGCTTTATTTATTCTAATCAGGAACTGAAGCGGCGGAATATTTTTGATCGCAAAGGCTTCCCTGAAAGTTACAACATGAGTCTGTTGACTAACTTTTTGCAGGATGTCCTATCTGGTAAAGATGATATTGTTTATCCGCTCTACTCACAAGAGTTGAGTGATATTGTGCCGGGCCAATACGGCCATGTTAAAAAGCCAGATATTTTGATTATTGAGGGGATTAACACGTTGCAATTGCCGACCAACGGCCAAATTGTAACCAGTGATTTTTTTGATTTTTCAATTTATATCGATGCCGCAGAAGAACTGATTGAAAAGTGGTTCATGCAGCGCTTTGTTAGGGTGCTGGAACTAAATAAAAATAACCCCAATAACTTTTATTATGAAATGGCTAATGGCCCTCGCGAAGCGGCCTTGCAATTAGCTCAAGAAACTTGGCAGATGGTGAATCTGGTTAATTTACGTGAATATATTGCCCCAACTAAGCAGCGTGCAAGTTTGATTTTGCATAAAACTGCTGGACATTTAATCGATCAAATCTACCTTAGACACTTTTAATTTGCTATACTAAGAATATGAAGATTTATTTACAATTAATTGAAAAATTCGCTTTGCCTCCAGCGTGAATGACTTTGAATTTAGGCATTAAATATTTTTGAAATTTAAAGGAGTATAAACATGGTACAAGCAATTAATTTGAAAAAAGGTATGGTTTTTAGTCAAGATGGCAAACTGATTCGCGTATTGAAGGCTAACCACCACAAGCCCGGCAAAGGTAATACAGTTATGCAAATGGACTTGCGTAATGTCGAAAGTGGTGCAGTGGTCCACAAGACAATGCGGCCAACGGAAAAGGTTGACCTAGTTGATATTACGAAGAAAAATGCCCAATATTTGTATAATGAAGGTGATATTTATACCTTTATGGATACTGAAACTTACGAGCAATACGAAGTTTCCAGCGACCAATTGGGTGATGACAAGCTCTACTTAATTCCTAATATTGAAGTTCAGCTAGAATTCGCTAACGGCAGTAAGCTGTTGGGAGTTGAATTACCATCAACAGTTGTTATGAAGGTTACGCAGACTGAGCCGGGAATTAAAGGCGCAACTGTTACTGGCTCGGGTAAACCAGCCACAATGGAAACAGGCTTGGTTGTTCAAGTGCCTGACTTTATCACCGAAGGCGAGGACTTAGTAATTAACACTGATGGTGGAATTTACAAGTCAAGAGCCGAAGGCGGCAAGTAAAATAATATAACTATTAAGCTATGGTCAAGTTGACTGTAGCTTTTTACTTTTTTTGAATTAAATATACAAAAAACGATAACTTTTTGAGTTATCGCTTTTTTCGTTATAAATTTAATAACAAACTTTGCAAGGCGTGTAGCCTAATTTTTTCGCACGACTAAGAGAAATCTTTTTAATATGTCCGCGAGACCTTTTCAAAGTACGGCAATTACGTGAAGAATGATATTTTTTGCCATGCATAGTAGCAATATAAACAGTATAAGTTTTGCGATTGCTTCGTTTAGCTGTACGGTGGCTGGCTGCTTTAACAATCGTTGCACTGTTAGATTGGTTTACTTGAGTAGAATTGCCAGCATTAACTGTGCCGCTACTTAGTGCAAAAATGGTTAAAAAGGTAGTAATTGCTGCTAGTAACTTTTTGTAAAATTTATTCATGTCTCTATTCCTTTTAATTAATAGTTTTAAATAAATATTTAGTTATTTAGCTACAGTTTAGCACTTTTGTAGTATATCTAAAAATTAGTAATTGACAATTGACTTATACGATAGATACTTCTTAGCAATTATTTATAATATTTTTTTATCTATTCGTGACCTTAAAGACTTTTTAAAAAGAAACAAAAAAAGCAGTCAATTAAGGCTGCTCCCGGTACCTTACAAGTGGTCAAACTTGCATGCACACTCTACTTCGTACATGACGAAATATATTACTTATTCTGCTAAAATTATACCATAAATAAAATTTTAGCATGATAATTGTTATTGGTCTTGTTCATACGTTTTATGATTAATTGACAACAAAAAAACTGCAGTTTCAATAACTACAGCTTTTTGCTATTAATTTTGATATTCAATATCTTCTTTAGGATTGACTTTGAACTCCTTGTAATCAGTCTCTTGTAACAAGTCTGGTGTTAAGCGCACGCATCTAATCCGTTGGTTGTTATAAGTTGAATAATAGTAACTTCTGGATTCGGCGCAAATATAAGCACTGTAACAGGTATAGTCAAAGGTTGAATTTGGTGTGACAACGATGCCGCGCGGGATGCTAACAGGTTCCAGCATATGATGAGCAAGGCTAACAGCTGCGAGTTCATCAGCTGGCTGCTCCACATTGTTTTTCATAAAGGCAGTTCTGACAAAGCGAGAAACTGGGGTGTAGTCACCGGGCAAGCCAAAAGTTCCAGAACCTTGGCTGAATGGCTTTAAGGTTTTACCTAAAAAGTTAACGTCGTCATGTTGATGAGGCGTTACAGACAGGTAATTACGTAAATTAGTTTCGTGCCAATGATAATCAGGGCTGTTGGTCATGACACCAATTGAATCCTTGATGATATGAACACCATCTTCTTCAGGCTCAATAATCAGGCTTGCACCAGTTGTGTCTGAAAAGATGAAGTGTAGTGGCGAGACAGCCTTAAGTGTTGGGTTAGCGTCATTAACGATGGTGATTTGCTTTTGGAAAAGCTCGGCAACATCGTCTAAGTTGCTAGCTTGTGACAAAATAACAGAAATTATCTTGTCGGGTGATACTGCCCAGGTTCCAGCTTGAGCCTTTTCATGGTAGCTGGCATAGCCGGGGAAGTAAAGGGTCGCGCCCATGACGCCTTGGTCGTTAACACCATCAAAAGTTACAGGTGCATGATCGTAATCTTGAATTTGTCCTAAACCAAGAAAGGCTCTTTTACTGGTGATTTCTTGATTAGCGCTGTAAGCAACGCTAAAAGTTTTATTAATGGGGGTGTAGATGACTTGTTCAGCCATTTCCATCATAAAGTCCATTGTTCGTGACAAAAAGTGCTTTTTGTCCTTCGTTTCTAATGTAAAACTACTGCAACCAATCATTGATTTTCCTCCGTAAATTAATTGATGTATTTCCAAGATTATATAAGCTTTAGGGGGACAATTCAAGCAGTGGTTGTAAAATAATAGCTTATTGACATTTATTGTTGAATGATTATATTATTAATGTAATCAACTAGTTACATTTTGTAAAGGAGAGGTTACTTTGATCAAAAATAATCTTAAAATGTTACGAGCACAAAAGAATTGGACCCAAGCAGAATTGGCGGATAAAGTTGGTATTTCACGGCAAGCAGTGATTTCGATTGAGCGCTATAAATACATGCCCTCATTAGAATTAGCGTTTAAATTGGCAGGTGCTTTTGAATTATCAATTACTGATGTTTTTTATCAGGAGGAGCAAAAATGAATATTATGCTTAAAGATATTTTATGGGGAGTTTTTTCTTTAATTGGTGTTAGCTTTTTGGTGTATTTTACGTGTATTACTAAGAAGCGCAAAAATGATGAGCGCTGGCAGTTAATTGTGGCTAAGGCTAACAGTTTGACTTTGAATGTGGTATTGGCAGTTTCCATTGCAATGGTCTTTGTTATCTTAAATATTCCGCTTGATGGCCAGCAACTTAGAAGAATACTGGTAGGTTATTGCGTTGCATTGCCCTTTGTAATTTACGTATTGAAATTAGTTTTACTGATAATGTATGACCATCAATTATAAATAAAAATGTACTGATTAATTAATTTTTTCTTGTCTTAATAATTATCATTAAGATATAATCATATAGAACATGTAGTAAAGTCCTAAGGGCGGTGACTGCTTGCTTTCTGAAAGAAGATGATGCCTATGGTATTAATGGATCCATATTCCAATCTCTTAAAGGAAAGGAGTAGTCGGGTATTCTATGAATATCTTTATTGTGATTTATTCTATTGTTGCTTTAATTTTTAGAGTATTAATCAATTTGCTTAATGAGTTAACTCAATTTGTTAATTCATTAACTAATTTAATTACTGCAATCAATAGTTTAATTACAGCTTGGAAAAAATTCCTTGCAAAAAAATAATCCGTCCAGAGCTGAAAACTGACGGATTTATTAAAAAATATCTTAAGTAGTTACCGCTCTTATAGCGAAAACTACATGTTTATATTAAGAGTCGTGTTTACGCGACTCTTTTTATTCGTAATTATTTTAACATGCAATAGTTTAAAGCTCAATACTTTAACTAGAGCTTGACTACTTATTTTCTTTAATTACTTCATTCAACCTAGCGATTTGCTTTTTAGCTTTAAGCATTGATGTATACCAGATAAGTGCATAAACAATGATAAAAGTAATAGTATAAAGGCTCAGCCACAGGAAGTTTAATGGGAACCAGCCTGCTAAAATGGCTAAAGGTGTGAATAGACCAAACATCACAATGAAGTGAATGACCGTTTGCTTAGTGATGCTCCACTTTTCCTGCACGAAGACTAGGGAGGATGCGCCACCTAGAAAGCCCATCAGTGCCCAGAAAATTGCGGAAATTAGTGTGGCAAGAGTAACGGAATGAAAATGGTCGATAAATGGCGTACTTGACGGGATGAAATCGGTGGTTTGGTATGCGAGATTAAATGAGAGAGCCACAAGGAAGCCAATGGCAATTCCTGATAGTATTCCTGAGCAACCATAACGTAAAATCTTTTTAAATAACTTCATTTTAAAAATTCCTTTCTTAATTTTTGCATGTACCTTCTGGAAGTAAAGGTCGTTTCACCATTGGTCAGGTTAACTTGATAGCTTCCAGTTTTAGTTAAGGCTAAACTATCAATGCTTGCGATGCTGACAATTTCGGAGCTAGAGATTTGGATAAAAGTGTCGGGTGGCAATCTTTCGCTCAGTTCATATATTCTGGATTTAATCCGATAAACCTGCTGGCCGACTTCACAGACAACATGCTTATTTTGGGTGTAAAAGCGAGTGATTTCGTAAAGTGAAATCATTTTGATTTTGCCCGCAGCAGTTCCTTGAATTTGCCAGTCGTTGACAAGATGGGCAATTGCATCAGCCATTCTCTCTGATTTTGCGGTTTTTTCAGTTGTATTGATAGCAATCCAAGTTGGTTGAAATTTAGGATTTAGGTTAAATTTTACAAGCATGGCATTACTTCCTTTCTGTTAGTATTTTAAATATATTCGTTTTTGACTAAAATTGCTATCACTTGGAGATAAATGGTTGTTTTGGAAGGTTAAATGGTTAAATCATTTAGAAAATTTTCTTGACATTAACGCAAAATAAGATAAACTTAAGATAATTTA
Coding sequences within it:
- a CDS encoding LytTR family DNA-binding domain-containing protein, whose protein sequence is MLVKFNLNPKFQPTWIAINTTEKTAKSERMADAIAHLVNDWQIQGTAAGKIKMISLYEITRFYTQNKHVVCEVGQQVYRIKSRIYELSERLPPDTFIQISSSEIVSIASIDSLALTKTGSYQVNLTNGETTFTSRRYMQKLRKEFLK
- a CDS encoding choloylglycine hydrolase family protein, translated to MIGCSSFTLETKDKKHFLSRTMDFMMEMAEQVIYTPINKTFSVAYSANQEITSKRAFLGLGQIQDYDHAPVTFDGVNDQGVMGATLYFPGYASYHEKAQAGTWAVSPDKIISVILSQASNLDDVAELFQKQITIVNDANPTLKAVSPLHFIFSDTTGASLIIEPEEDGVHIIKDSIGVMTNSPDYHWHETNLRNYLSVTPHQHDDVNFLGKTLKPFSQGSGTFGLPGDYTPVSRFVRTAFMKNNVEQPADELAAVSLAHHMLEPVSIPRGIVVTPNSTFDYTCYSAYICAESRSYYYSTYNNQRIRCVRLTPDLLQETDYKEFKVNPKEDIEYQN
- a CDS encoding DUF3021 domain-containing protein, which produces MKLFKKILRYGCSGILSGIAIGFLVALSFNLAYQTTDFIPSSTPFIDHFHSVTLATLISAIFWALMGFLGGASSLVFVQEKWSITKQTVIHFIVMFGLFTPLAILAGWFPLNFLWLSLYTITFIIVYALIWYTSMLKAKKQIARLNEVIKENK
- a CDS encoding DUF2178 domain-containing protein; its protein translation is MNIMLKDILWGVFSLIGVSFLVYFTCITKKRKNDERWQLIVAKANSLTLNVVLAVSIAMVFVILNIPLDGQQLRRILVGYCVALPFVIYVLKLVLLIMYDHQL
- a CDS encoding helix-turn-helix transcriptional regulator yields the protein MIKNNLKMLRAQKNWTQAELADKVGISRQAVISIERYKYMPSLELAFKLAGAFELSITDVFYQEEQK